The genome window ATTTGGAGCACTGGGATTCCGTAGGCCACACCAAGGGGGGTGGCAGCCGTTCCGTGGTCCGGCAGGGGGGGACCTCGCGTGGGACCGCGGGGTACGCGCCGGACCGCGGAACGGCTGCCCGAGCTTCGCCCCGGATCAACGCCGGTGACGGCCGTCCTCCGCGGCTCTGCGCCGCCCGCGCCCGCGCCCACGCAGCGCGTAGACCCCGCCGCCAGCAGCGCCGCCACTCCCCCGGCCCCGCCGATCAGCCCCCACGACGAACCACCGTTCCCCGCGGCGCCCGCCCCATGAGCCGACGCCTGCTTCCCCGGCGCGGGCGCCCCCTTCGCCCCGCCCTCGCTGAGGGGCTCCGCCAGGGTGCCCACGGGCTGGACCTTCCCGGCGTGTGCGAAGCCCCAGTCGAGCAGGGCGGCGGTCTCCTGGTAGACGCCGTTGCCGCCGGGCTCGGGGTGCATGACGGTCACGAGGAGGGTGCGCCCGCCGCGCGTGGCGGCGCCGGTGAAGGTGTTGCCCGCGTCGCTGGTGTACCCGTTCTTGACGCCGATGAGGCCCTTGTAGGCGCCGAGACCCCAGGCACCGGTCAGCAGGCGGTCGGTGTTCTGGATCTGGAAGGTCTTCTTCCCACCCGCCGGGAAGTTCGCGAGGCGGGTCGAGCAGTAGCCGCGGAAGTCGCCGTTCCTGAGGCCGTGGCGGGCGAACAGCGTCAGGTCGTACGCGGAGGAGAGCTGCCCGGGGTGGTCGAAGCCGTCGGGGCTCATCACATGGGTGTCGAGGGCTTGCATGTCCTCGGCCCGGGCCTGCATCTCGGCGACGGTCTTCGCGATCCCGCCGTTCATATGACTGAGGACATGGACCGCGTCGTTGCCGGAGCGCAGGAAGACACCGAGCCACAACTGTTCGACGGTGTACGTGATTCCGGGCTTGATCCCGACGAGGCTGGACCCTTCGGGGATGTCCGCGAGGTCGGCGTCGGTCACCGTGTGGGTCTGGTTCCGCTCGAACTTCCCCAGCACGGTGTCCGCGAACAGCATCTTCAGCGTGGAGGCGGGGGCGAGCCGCCGGTGCGCGTCGCACGCGGCGAGCACCTCACCGCTGTCGTGGTCGGCGACGAGCCAGGCGCGGGCGGTGAGCTTCTTCGGCAGCGGGGCGCCCCCCTGCACCTGGACTCCGGCCAGGCCCAGCCGTTCGCCACCGATGACCGGGGCCCCGGAGGCGGACGCGGGCGCGGGCGCGGCCAGAGCCAGCGGCGCGGCGGCAGCGAGCCCGAACACGGCGCGCCGCGGCAGCCGCGCGTCGCACGGGGAAAGCGAAGAGGAAAAACGCACCCCGGGACCGTACAAAGCCAATCCCCTGCGACACGCACCAGGGTGTTAAAGGCACGGCAAAGTCCGGGCCATGTCCGGGAAACACCGGTGGCGCAGACCACACCACTCACCAGGAGTTTCCCGGCAACCCACCGTCAACGGCCGAAAATGCGCCGTCTTGCGAAAACCTGGCCCCGGGCGTCTTTCTCAGCCCTCACGCATTTCTTACTCAGGGACCCTCGACGGTTTCTCCCCGGCCTGTGCCGCGCCCACGACGGGCGACCGTCCAAGTGCGCTCACCGCCCCAGGATCCGCTCCACCTCGGCCAGTTGCGCGGCGGTGAGCGGCCCCTTCGCGAGCGCGCCGGCGTTCTCCTCGGCCTGGGCGACCGAGCGGAAGCCCGGGATGGGGACGGTGAGCGGGCTGCGGGCCCAGATCCAGGCGAGGGCGCCCTGGGCGAGCGTACGGCCGCCGCTGGTGAGGACGTCCCGGAGCGCTTCGACGCGCCGCAGCCACTCGGCGTCCGCGCCGCCGCCCTCGGTGAAGCCCGGCAGCCACGCGGGCGGCGCGTTGCGGATGTCGCCGGCCTCCAGGGCGCGCCCGGGGGTGTGCTTGCCGGTCAGCAGGCCCATGGCGAGGGGGCTGCGGTTGATGCTCGCGAGGTTCGACCCCTCGCACAGGGCGAGGAGTTCGGGAGCGTCCTGAAGGATGTTCAGGCGGTGCTGGACGGCCGCACAGTGCTCCCCTTCGGCGAACACGGCGGCGCGGACCGGGTCGTCGGTGCTCCACGCGTACGCGCGGATGAGCCCTTCCCGTACGAACTCCTCGCAGGTCTCGCGGAGTTCGGCCGCTCGCTCGGGGTCCGCGTCGGACAGGTGCAGCTGATAGAGGTCGATGTAATCGGTGTCGAGGCGGCGCAGGGAGGCGGTCAGTGCGCGGCGGGCGTACGCCGGTGAGTCGTCGCTGCCGGTGAGCAGCCGGCGTTCCTCGTCGATGAGGTTGCCCCACTTGGTGGCGACGACCACGTCGGCGCGCCGTTTGCCGAGGGCGCGCGCGAGGACGCGCTCGCTGTGGCCGGTGCCGTAGGCGTCGGCCGTGTCGAAGAAGGTGACACCGAGGTCGAGGGCGCGTCGTACGGCCCGTACGGACTCCTCGTCATCGACCTTCCCCCAGCCCAGGGGCTGTCCGTCGAGGGACGCCCACTCACCTCCGATGGCCCAGCAGCCGAAGCCGAGGGCGCTGACCCGGATACCGCTTCTTCCCAGGGTCCTGACGTGCTCGATGCTCTCCATGCCGGTGACCGTAGGAGTTGGAGTGCACGCGAGGGCAAGCCCTTTCTCGGATGCGGTCGCGCCTTTCGCCACCCGAACGGCGTCGTGAACGGGTCGGCCGGTGTGACGGGTGGGACGGTGGGAACGCGGAGGGGATTGTTCCTGTTGCCTGCCAGGGAGTGACCATGACTTGTTTCGACCGACGTGACGTGGGGCTGCTCCTGCTCAGGCTGGGGACCGGCGCGGTGCTGGCGGCGCACGGCGCGCAGAAGCTGTTCGGCTGGTTCGGCGGGGGCGGGCTCGAGGGCACCGGGCAGTGGATGGAGTCCGTCGGCTATCGGCCCGGGAAGCAGAACGCGCTGGTCTCCGGGCTGGTGGAGGCGGGCGGCGGCACGCTGATGGCGCTGGGCCTCGCGACACCGGCGGCGGGCGCCGCGGTGGCCGGCGGGATGGCGGGGGCGGCTGCCGTGCTCGCCCCGCAGGGCTTCTTCGCCCAGGGCGGCGGTCTCGAATACCCGGTGTCCCTCGGCCTGACGGCGGCGAGCCTGGCGGTCACGGGACCGGGCCGGCTCTCCCTGGACGCGTTGTCCGGTCACGCCTTCAACCGCGACTGGATGGTCCCGGCGGCGTTCGCGGCGACGGCGGCGGGGACGGCGTTGGTGGTCGGGGCGCGGGCCAAGCGGCTGCGGCAGAAGTCGGAGGGCGAGCAGGACGCGCTCTTCGAGGAGTGACCGTTTCCATGGCAGTCTGCCGGGATGACCGAACAGGTGACGTCCGCGGACCTCTTGAAATCGGACTCGAAGCCGGACCTCTGGGAGTCGATCGACCGGCTGCACACATGGCTGGACGCGAACCGTGTGCACGACGGCGCCGACGAGCGGCTGCTGCGCGTGCTGAAG of Streptomyces cynarae contains these proteins:
- a CDS encoding DoxX family protein, producing MTCFDRRDVGLLLLRLGTGAVLAAHGAQKLFGWFGGGGLEGTGQWMESVGYRPGKQNALVSGLVEAGGGTLMALGLATPAAGAAVAGGMAGAAAVLAPQGFFAQGGGLEYPVSLGLTAASLAVTGPGRLSLDALSGHAFNRDWMVPAAFAATAAGTALVVGARAKRLRQKSEGEQDALFEE
- a CDS encoding aldo/keto reductase, coding for MESIEHVRTLGRSGIRVSALGFGCWAIGGEWASLDGQPLGWGKVDDEESVRAVRRALDLGVTFFDTADAYGTGHSERVLARALGKRRADVVVATKWGNLIDEERRLLTGSDDSPAYARRALTASLRRLDTDYIDLYQLHLSDADPERAAELRETCEEFVREGLIRAYAWSTDDPVRAAVFAEGEHCAAVQHRLNILQDAPELLALCEGSNLASINRSPLAMGLLTGKHTPGRALEAGDIRNAPPAWLPGFTEGGGADAEWLRRVEALRDVLTSGGRTLAQGALAWIWARSPLTVPIPGFRSVAQAEENAGALAKGPLTAAQLAEVERILGR
- a CDS encoding D-alanyl-D-alanine carboxypeptidase family protein, which codes for MRFSSSLSPCDARLPRRAVFGLAAAAPLALAAPAPASASGAPVIGGERLGLAGVQVQGGAPLPKKLTARAWLVADHDSGEVLAACDAHRRLAPASTLKMLFADTVLGKFERNQTHTVTDADLADIPEGSSLVGIKPGITYTVEQLWLGVFLRSGNDAVHVLSHMNGGIAKTVAEMQARAEDMQALDTHVMSPDGFDHPGQLSSAYDLTLFARHGLRNGDFRGYCSTRLANFPAGGKKTFQIQNTDRLLTGAWGLGAYKGLIGVKNGYTSDAGNTFTGAATRGGRTLLVTVMHPEPGGNGVYQETAALLDWGFAHAGKVQPVGTLAEPLSEGGAKGAPAPGKQASAHGAGAAGNGGSSWGLIGGAGGVAALLAAGSTRCVGAGAGGAEPRRTAVTGVDPGRSSGSRSAVRRVPRGPTRGPPLPDHGTAATPLGVAYGIPVLQM